One Arthrobacter sp. StoSoilB20 DNA segment encodes these proteins:
- a CDS encoding metalloregulator ArsR/SmtB family transcription factor, with translation MTVLPTLESASTQDCRESTSQPALDAEDAKQKASVFKALADPNRLRLLSMVKAEASGESCVCDLTEPLGLGQPTVSHHLKILVDAGLLHREKRGTWAYYSLVPGALDAVAGMVTGL, from the coding sequence ATGACCGTCCTCCCCACGCTCGAATCCGCCTCGACGCAAGACTGCCGCGAATCAACGAGCCAGCCCGCCCTCGATGCCGAGGATGCGAAGCAGAAGGCCTCGGTCTTCAAAGCCCTCGCTGACCCCAACCGGCTGCGGCTTCTGTCCATGGTCAAAGCTGAGGCATCGGGGGAATCCTGCGTGTGCGATCTCACCGAGCCCCTGGGCCTCGGCCAGCCAACGGTGTCGCACCACCTGAAAATCCTGGTGGACGCAGGCTTGCTGCACCGGGAAAAGCGCGGCACGTGGGCCTACTACTCGCTCGTCCCTGGCGCCTTGGACGCTGTTGCCGGCATGGTGACGGGGCTGTGA
- a CDS encoding GNAT family N-acetyltransferase produces the protein MTVMLRAMEPGDWPAVREIFQEGIDTGFATFESSAPEWDAFNNSRLPDHRFVAVNGEGNVLGWTAVSPVSKRPAYAGVVEHSIYVAGAARGQGVGALLLTALADSTEAKGIWTIQSSIFPENEASLRLHQANGFAIVGRRERIARLSTGPAAGQWRDTLLLERRSPVID, from the coding sequence GTGACGGTAATGCTGAGGGCCATGGAGCCCGGAGACTGGCCCGCCGTCAGGGAGATCTTCCAGGAAGGCATCGACACCGGCTTCGCCACGTTCGAATCGTCCGCGCCAGAATGGGACGCCTTCAATAACTCCAGGTTGCCCGACCACCGATTTGTGGCCGTCAACGGCGAGGGGAACGTTCTGGGTTGGACCGCGGTTTCGCCGGTCTCCAAGCGTCCGGCCTACGCCGGTGTCGTGGAGCATTCCATCTACGTCGCCGGCGCCGCCCGCGGCCAAGGGGTCGGCGCACTTCTCCTGACGGCCTTGGCTGACTCCACGGAGGCGAAGGGAATCTGGACCATCCAGTCCAGCATCTTCCCTGAAAACGAGGCCAGCCTGCGGCTGCATCAGGCCAATGGATTCGCCATTGTCGGGCGACGGGAACGTATTGCTCGCCTGAGCACCGGACCCGCCGCCGGACAATGGCGCGACACCCTGCTGCTGGAGCGCCGCTCGCCAGTTATTGACTGA